From Camelina sativa cultivar DH55 chromosome 20, Cs, whole genome shotgun sequence, the proteins below share one genomic window:
- the LOC104771449 gene encoding putative cyclin-A3-1 isoform X2 translates to MADDDKENCVRMTRAATKRKAAMAAATIDEERINKKKRVVLGELPNLCNIKKPRRKATKVITTKQKNPVSIPTLANTNLDIDTRSDDPQMCAPYVTSIFEYLRQLEGKAKSRPLIDYIDKIQKDVTSSMRGVLVDWLVEVAEEYKLLSETLYLAVSYIDRFLSLKTVNRQRLQLLGVASMLIASKYEEITPPNVNDFCYITDHTYTKQEIVKMEADILLALEFELGNPTSNTFLRRFTRVAQEDFQMSPLQMEFLCSYLSELSMLDYNSLKFLPSIVAASAVFLARFIIRPKQHPWNVMLEEYTKYKAGDLKECVRMIHDLYLSRKGGALQAIREKYKQHKFKCVATMPVSPELPLTVFEDVNI, encoded by the exons ATGGCCGACGACGATAAGGAGAACTGCGTTAGAATGACAAGAGCAGCGACGAAACGAAAAGCTGCCATGGCGGCGGCGACCATAGACGAAGAACgaatcaacaagaagaagagagtcgtACTCGGAGAGCTTCCTAACTTATGCAACATCAAGAAGCCTCGAAGAAAAGCCACTAAGGTTATTACAACGAAACAGAAGAACCCAGTTTCGATTCCGACACTCGCAAACACAAACTTAGACATTGACACGAGATCTGATGATCCTCAGATGTGTGCTCCTTATGTTACTTCAATCTTTGAGTATCTTCGTCAATTAGag GGGAAAGCAAAGTCAAGACCTTTGATTGATTACATTGACAAGATTCAGAAAGATGTAACTTCGAGTATGAGAGGAGTTTTGGTTGATTGGTTAGTTGAAGTTGCTGAAGAATACAAACTTCTCTCAGAGACTCTTTACCTCGCTGTCTCTTACATCGATAGATTCTTGTCTCTCAAGACTGTTAATAGACAAAGGCTTCAGCTTTTGGGAGTTGCTTCAATGCTTATTGCTTC aaAGTATGAAGAGATTACTCCTCCAAATGTGAATGACTTTTGTTACATCACAGACCATACTTACACGAAACAAGAGATTGTGAAGATGGAAGCTGATATACTTCTTGCTCTGGAGTTTGAATTAGGGAACCCAACAAGCAACACATTTCTAAG ACGGTTCACAAGGGTTGCACAAGAAGATTTCCAA atGTCACCTTTACAGATGGAGTTTCTTTGTAGCTATCTTTCAGAGTTAAGCATGTTAGACTATAACTCTTTGAAGTTTCTTCCATCTATTGTGGCTGCTTCAGCTGTTTTTCTCGCTAGGTTCATCATCCGTCCAAAGCAACATCCCTGG AATGTAATGTTAGAAGAATACACAAAATACAAAGCGGGTGATCTGAAAGAATGCGTGAGAATGATACATGACTTGTATCTGAGTAGAAAAGGTGGAGCTTTACAAGCTATAAGAGAGAAATACAAGCAGCATAAG TTCAAGTGTGTGGCGACAATGCCTGTATCGCCAGAGCTGCCTCTTACGGTTTTTGAAGATGTCAACATTTAG
- the LOC104771449 gene encoding putative cyclin-A3-1 isoform X1, which yields MADDDKENCVRMTRAATKRKAAMAAATIDEERINKKKRVVLGELPNLCNIKKPRRKATKVITTKQKNPVSIPTLANTNLDIDTRSDDPQMCAPYVTSIFEYLRQLEGKAKSRPLIDYIDKIQKDVTSSMRGVLVDWLVEVAEEYKLLSETLYLAVSYIDRFLSLKTVNRQRLQLLGVASMLIASKYEEITPPNVNDFCYITDHTYTKQEIVKMEADILLALEFELGNPTSNTFLRRFTRVAQEDFQMSPLQMEFLCSYLSELSMLDYNSLKFLPSIVAASAVFLARFIIRPKQHPWQNVMLEEYTKYKAGDLKECVRMIHDLYLSRKGGALQAIREKYKQHKFKCVATMPVSPELPLTVFEDVNI from the exons ATGGCCGACGACGATAAGGAGAACTGCGTTAGAATGACAAGAGCAGCGACGAAACGAAAAGCTGCCATGGCGGCGGCGACCATAGACGAAGAACgaatcaacaagaagaagagagtcgtACTCGGAGAGCTTCCTAACTTATGCAACATCAAGAAGCCTCGAAGAAAAGCCACTAAGGTTATTACAACGAAACAGAAGAACCCAGTTTCGATTCCGACACTCGCAAACACAAACTTAGACATTGACACGAGATCTGATGATCCTCAGATGTGTGCTCCTTATGTTACTTCAATCTTTGAGTATCTTCGTCAATTAGag GGGAAAGCAAAGTCAAGACCTTTGATTGATTACATTGACAAGATTCAGAAAGATGTAACTTCGAGTATGAGAGGAGTTTTGGTTGATTGGTTAGTTGAAGTTGCTGAAGAATACAAACTTCTCTCAGAGACTCTTTACCTCGCTGTCTCTTACATCGATAGATTCTTGTCTCTCAAGACTGTTAATAGACAAAGGCTTCAGCTTTTGGGAGTTGCTTCAATGCTTATTGCTTC aaAGTATGAAGAGATTACTCCTCCAAATGTGAATGACTTTTGTTACATCACAGACCATACTTACACGAAACAAGAGATTGTGAAGATGGAAGCTGATATACTTCTTGCTCTGGAGTTTGAATTAGGGAACCCAACAAGCAACACATTTCTAAG ACGGTTCACAAGGGTTGCACAAGAAGATTTCCAA atGTCACCTTTACAGATGGAGTTTCTTTGTAGCTATCTTTCAGAGTTAAGCATGTTAGACTATAACTCTTTGAAGTTTCTTCCATCTATTGTGGCTGCTTCAGCTGTTTTTCTCGCTAGGTTCATCATCCGTCCAAAGCAACATCCCTGG CAGAATGTAATGTTAGAAGAATACACAAAATACAAAGCGGGTGATCTGAAAGAATGCGTGAGAATGATACATGACTTGTATCTGAGTAGAAAAGGTGGAGCTTTACAAGCTATAAGAGAGAAATACAAGCAGCATAAG TTCAAGTGTGTGGCGACAATGCCTGTATCGCCAGAGCTGCCTCTTACGGTTTTTGAAGATGTCAACATTTAG